The proteins below are encoded in one region of Saccopteryx leptura isolate mSacLep1 chromosome 1, mSacLep1_pri_phased_curated, whole genome shotgun sequence:
- the TCF20 gene encoding transcription factor 20 isoform X3 — protein MKETSPPGQEREGPGKRTWKAPQAAWPLPGEMLEGCWPAAVLLNSMQSFREQSSYHGNQQSYPQEVHSSSRLEEFSPRQAQMFQNFGGAGGGSGGSSGGSSGGRRGTTAAAAAMTSETSGHQGYQSFRKEAGDFYYMASNKDPVATGTPQPPQRRPSGPVQSYGPPQGSSFGNQYGSEGHVGQFQAQHSGLGGVSHYQQDYTGPFSPGSAQYQQQASSQQQQQQQQQVQQLRQQLYQSHQPLPQAAGQPATGSSHLQPMQRPSTLPSTAAGYQLRVGQFGQHYQSSAASSSSSSFPSPQRFSQSGQSYDSSYSVNAGSQYEGHNVSSNAQAYGTQSNYSYQPPSMKNFEQAKIPQGTQQGQQQQPPQQQAQQQPQQQHAPQHVMQYTSAATKLPLQSQVGQYSQPEVPVRSPMQFHQNFSPISNPSPAASVVQSPSCSSTPSPLMQSGENLPCGQGSVPMASRNRILQLMPQLSPTPSMMPSPNSHAAGFKGFGLEGVPEKRLTDPGLSSLSALSTQVANLPNTVQHMLLSDALTPQKKTSKRPSSSSKKADSCTNSEGSSQPEEQLKSPMAESLDGGCSSSSEDQGERVRQLSGQSTSSDTTYKGGASEKAGSSPAQGAPNEAPRLSASPAAREEATSPGAKDTSPSSESNPKVNEKTVGVIVSREAMTTRAEKPGGQDKGSQEDDPTATQRPPSTGGAKETSHAVLPQPEPPGGGSKGNKSGDNSNHNGEGNGQSGHPAVGSGFIGRTEPSKSPGSLRYSYKDSFGSAMPRNVGGFPQYPTGQDKGDFTGHGERKGRNEKFPSLLQEVLQGYHHHPDRRYSRSSQEHQGMAGGLEGTTRPNVLISQTNELASRGLLNKSIGSLLENPHWGPWERKSGSTAAEMKQINLADYPIPRKFEIEPQSSVHEPGGSLSERRSVICDISPLRQIVRDPGAHSLGHMGADTRLGRNERLNPSLSQSVILPGGLVSMETKLKSQSGQIKEEDFEQSKSQASFNNKKSGDHCHPASIKHESYRGNASPGSAAHDSISDYGPQDSRPTPMRRVPGRIGGREGMRGRSPSQYHDFSEKLKMSPGRSRGPGGDPHHMNPHMTFSERANRSSLHTPFSPNSESLASAYHTNTRAHAYGDPSAGLNSQLHYKRQMYQQQQEEYKDWSSSSAQGVIAAAQHRQEGARKSPRQQQFLDRVRSPVKNDKDGMMYGPPMGTYHDPSGQESGRCLMSSDGLSNKGIELKHGSQKLQQESCWDLSRQTSPAKSSCPPGMSNQKRYGPPHETDGHGLAESTQSSKPSNVMLRLPGQEDHSSQNPLIMRRRVRSFISPIPSKRQSQDMRNSNTEDKGRLLHPSKEGSDKAFNSYAHLSHSQDFKSIPKRESTKDLPSSDGRNCPAVTLTSPAKTKILPPRKGRGLKLEAIVQKITSPNIRRSASSNSAEVGGDTVTLDDILSLKSGPPEGGNVAVQDAEMEKRKGEVVSDLVCPKNQELNVEKPIARSSEEWRGIGDDKVKTETHPDMITAGKEPPGAMTSTTSQKPGSNQGRPDGSLGGAAPLIFPDSKNVPAAAGLAPEANPKAEEKETDTVTISPKQEGFPPKGYFPSGKKKGRPIGSVNKQKKQQQPPPPPPQPPHIPEGSADGEPKPKKQRQRRERRKPGAQPRKRKTKQAVPIVEPQEPEIKLKYATQPLDKSDAKNKSFFPYIHVVNKCELGAVCTIINAEEEEQTKLVRGRKGQRSLTPPPSSTESKALPASSFMLQGPVVTESSVMGHLVCCLCGKWASYRNMGDLFGPFYPQDYAATLPKNPPPKRTTEMQSKVKVRHKSASNGSKTDTEEEEEQQQQKEQRSLAAHPRFKRRHRSEDCGGGPRSLARGLPCKKATTEGSSEKTVLDSKPSVPTTSEGGPELELQIPELPLDSNEFWVHEGCILWANGIYLVCGRLYGLHEALEIAREMKCSHCQEAGATLGCYNKGCSFRYHYPCAIDTDCLLHEENFSLRCPKHKVRLWR, from the coding sequence GAGGGCTGTTGGCCCGCCGCTGTGCTGCTGAACAGTATGCAGTCCTTTCGAGAGCAGAGCAGTTACCACGGAAACCAGCAGAGCTACCCGCAGGAGGTACACAGTTCCTCCCGGCTAGAAGAGTTCAGCCCTCGCCAGGCCCAGATGTTCCAGAATTTTGGGGGTGCAGGAGGCGGCAGTGGTGGCAGCAGCGGTGGCAGTAGTGGTGGCCGACGAGGGACCACAGCAGCTGCGGCAGCGATGACTAGTGAGACCTCTGGACATCAAGGCTACCAGAGTTTCAGGAAAGAAGCTGGAGACTTCTACTACATGGCCAGCAACAAAGACCCTGTGGCAACAGGCACCCCACAGCCTCCTCAGCGAAGGCCTTCTGGGCCTGTGCAGAGCTATGGACCCCCGCAGGGGAGCAGCTTTGGCAATCAGTATGGGAGTGAAGGTCACGTGGGCCAGTTTCAAGCACAGCACTCTGGCCTTGGTGGTGTGTCTCACTATCAGCAGGACTACACGGGGCCTTTCTCTCCGGGGAGTGCTCAGTACCAGCAGCAGGCCTctagccagcagcagcagcagcaacagcagcaagtCCAGCAGCTGAGACAGCAGCTCTACCAGTCCCATCAGCCTCTGCCACAGGCTGCTGGCCAGCCAGCCACTGGCTCATCCCATCTGCAGCCGATGCAGCGGCCGTCGACTCTGCCGTCCACTGCCGCTGGTTATCAGTTACGAGTAGGTCAGTTTGGCCAGCACTACCAGTCTTCTGCTgcttcgtcctcctcctcctcctttccgtCACCGCAGCGTTTCAGCCAGTCTGGTCAGAGCTATGACAGCAGTTACAGTGTGAATGCTGGCTCCCAGTATGAAGGGCATAATGTGAGTTCTAATGCACAGGCTTATGGAACACAATCAAATTACAGCTATCAGCCTCCATCTATGAAAAATTTTGAACAAGCAAAGATCCCACAAGGGAcccagcaggggcagcagcagcagccgccgcaGCAGCAGGCTCAGCAGCAGCCGCAGCAGCAGCATGCGCCACAGCACGTGATGCAGTACACCAGTGCTGCCACCAAGCTGCCCCTGCAGAGCCAGGTGGGGCAGTACAGCCAGCCCGAGGTGCCTGTGAGGTCCCCCATGCAGTTCCATCAGAACTTCAGCCCCATTTCTAACCCTTCTCCAGCTGCCTCTGTGGTTCAGTCTCCAAGCTGTAGCTCTACCCCATCTCCTCTCATGCAGAGTGGGGAGAATCTCCCATGTGGGCAAGGCAGTGTGCCCATGGCTTCCAGAAACAGAATCTTACAGTTAATGCCTCAGCTCAGCCCAACCCCATCGATGATGCCCAGTCCTAACTCACATGCTGCAGGCTTTAAAGGGTTTGGACTTGAAGGAGTGCCAGAAAAGCGACTGACAGACCCTGGGCTGAGTAGTCTGAGTGCCCTGAGTACTCAAGTGGCCAATCTTCCTAATACTGTCCAGCACATGCTACTCTCTGATGCCCTGACACCTCAGAAGAAGACCTCCAAGAGgccctcctcctcttctaagAAAGCAGACAGCTGCACAAACTCTGAAGGCTCCTCCCAGCCTGAAGAACAGCTGAAGTCTCCTATGGCAGAGTCGCTGGATGGAGGCTGCTCTAGCAGTTCCGAGGATCAAGGCGAGAGAGTGAGGCAGCTGAGTGGCCAGAGCACCAGCTCTGACACCACCTACAAGGGGGGAGCCTCAGAGAAAGCTGGCTCTTCCCCAGCACAAGGCGCTCCGAATGAAGCTCCCAGACTCAGTGCCAGCCCTGCAGCCAGAGAAGAGGCGACCTCGCCAGGTGCTAAGGACACATCACCATCATCTGAGAGCAACCCAAAAGTCAATGAGAAGACTGTTGGAGTGATTGTCTCCCGGGAAGCCATGACAACTCGTGCAGAGAAGCCTGGTGGACAGGATAAAGGCTCCCAAGAAGATGATCCCACAGCCACTCAAAGGCCACCCAGCACTGGTGGGGCCAAGGAAACCAGTCATGCAGTGCTTCCACAGCCAGAGCCTCCGGGAGGAGGGAGCAAAGGAAACAAGAGCGGAGATAACTCCAACCACAATGGAGAGGGCAATGGCCAGAGTGGGCACCCTGCAGTGGGCTCTGGCTTCATAGGCAGAACTGAGCCTAGCAAGTCTCCTGGAAGCCTGCGCTATAGTTACAAAGACAGCTTCGGGTCAGCAATGCCAAGAAATGTTGGTGGCTTTCCTCAGTATCCTACAGGACAAGATAAGGGGGATTTCACTGGCCATGGGGAGCGAAAGGGCAGAAATGAGAAGTTCCCTAGCCTTCTGCAGGAAGTGCTTCAGGGTTATCACCACCACCCTGACAGGAGATACTCTAGAAGTAGTCAGGAGCATCAGGGCATGGCTGGTGGCCTGGAGGGAACCACGAGGCCTAATGTCTTAATTAGTCAAACCAATGAATTAGCAAGCAGGGGCCTTTTGAACAAAAGCATTGGGTCCCTATTAGAAAACCCTCATTGGGGTCCCTGGGAGAGGAAATCAGGCAGCACGGCAGCTGAAATGAAACAGATCAATTTGGCAGACTATCCAATTCCCAGAAAGTTTGAAATAGAGCCTCAGTCATCAGTGCATGAGCCCGGGGGTTCCCTCTCTGAAAGAAGATCAGTGATCTGTGACATTTCTCCTCTAAGGCAGATTGTCAGGGACCCAGGGGCTCACTCGCTGGGACACATGGGTGCCGACACCAGACTTGGGAGGAATGAACGCCTCAATCCAAGTTTGAGTCAGTCGGTCATTCTTCCAGGTGGCTTGGTGTCCATGGAAACAAAGCTGAAATCCCAGAGCGGGCAGATAAAAGAGGAAGACTTTGAGCAATCCAAATCCCAAGCCAGTTTCAACAACAAGAAATCTGGAGACCACTGCCATCCTGCTAGCATCAAGCACGAGTCTTACCGAGGCAATGCCAGCCCTGGATCTGCCGCCCATGATTCCATCTCAGACTATGGTCCACAAGACAGCAGACCCACACCCATGCGGCGGGTTCCTGGCAGAATAGGTGGTCGAGAGGGCATGAGGGGTCGGTCCCCTTCTCAGTATCatgatttttcagaaaaattgaagatgtctcctgggaggagcaggggccCAGGAGGAGACCCTCATCACATGAACCCACATATGACCTTTTCAGAGAGAGCCAATAGGAGTTCATTACACACTCCCTTTTCTCCCAACTCAGAAAGCCTGGCCTCTGCGTATCATACAAACACTCGGGCTCATGCTTATGGGGACCCCAGTGCAGGTTTGAATTCTCAGCTCCATTACAAGAGGCAGATGTACCAGCAGCAACAAGAGGAATATAAAGACTGGAGCAGCAGCTCTGCTCAGGGAGTGATTGCTGCGGCCCAACATAGGCAGGAGGGGGCCCGGAAGAGCCCCAGGCAGCAGCAGTTCCTGGACAGAGTGCGGAGCCCTGTGAAAAATGACAAAGATGGCATGATGTATGGCCCACCGATGGGGACTTACCATGACCCCAGTGGTCAGGAAAGTGGGCGCTGCCTCATGTCCAGTGATGGTCTGTCTAACAAAGGCATTGAATTGAAGCATGGCTCCCAGAAGTTACAACAAGAATCCTGTTGGGATCTTTCTCGGCAGACTTCTCCAGCCAAAAGCAGCTGCCCTCCAGGAATGTCCAATCAAAAAAGGTATGGACCTCCCCACGAGACTGACGGACATGGACTGGCGGAATCTACACAGTCATCGAAACCTAGCAATGTTATGCTGAGGCTTCCAGGTCAAGAGGATCATTCTTCTCAAAACCCCCTAATCATGAGGAGGCGGGTTCGTTCTTTTATTTCACCCATTCCCAGTAAGAGGCAGTCACAAGACATGAGGAACAGTAACACTGAAGATAAAGGACGCCTTCTTCACCCATCAAAAGAAGGCTCTGATAAAGCGTTCAATTCCTATGCCCATCTTTCTCACAGTCAGGACTTCAAGTCCATCCCTAAGAGGGAATCCACCAAGGACCTTCCGAGTTCAGACGGTAGAAACTGCCCTGCTGTTACCCTCACAAGTCCTGCTAAGACCAAAATACTGCCCCCTCGCAAAGGACGGGGGTTGAAATTGGAAGCTATAGTTCAGAAGATCACATCCCCAAATATTAGGAGGAGTGCATCCTCAAACAGTGCAGAGGTTGGGGGAGACACAGTTACCCTGGATGACATACTGTCTTTGAAGAGTGGCCCTCCCGAAGGTGGGAATGTTGCTGTTCAGGATGCtgagatggagaagagaaaaggTGAGGTTGTATCTGACCTAGTCTGTCCAAAAAACCAGGAGCTGAACGTAGAAAAACCTATCGCAAGGTCTTCAGAGGAGTGGCGTGGCATTGGGGACGACAAAGTAAAGACTGAGACACACCCAGACATGATCACTGCTGGAAAGGAACCCCCTGGTGCCATGACATCCACAACCTCACAGAAGCCTGGGAGTAACCAGGGTAGACCAGATGGTTCCCTGGGTGGTGCAGCACCTTTAATCTTTCCGGATTCAAAGAATGTACCTGCAGCAGCCGGACTGGCCCCTGAGGCAAATCCTAAGGCTGAAGAGAAGGAGACTGATACAGTGACTATTTCCCCCAAACAAGAGGGTTTCCCTCCAAAGGGGTATTTCCCTtcaggaaagaagaaggggagaccTATAGGTAGTGTGAATAAGCAAAAGAAACAGCAGCAgccaccacctccaccccctcaacCCCCTCATATACCAGAAGGTTCTGCAGATGGAGAGCCAAAGCCAAAaaagcagaggcagaggagggagagaaggaagcccGGGGCCCAACCAAGGAAGCGGAAAACCAAACAGGCAGTTCCCATCGTAGAACCCCAAGAACCTGAGATCAAACTAAAGTATGCCACCCAGCCACTGGATAAAAGCGATGCCAAGAACAAGTCTTTTTTCCCTTATATCCATGTAGTAAATAAGTGTGAACTTGGAGCTGTTTGTACAATCAtcaatgctgaagaagaagaacAGACCAAATTGGTGAGGGGTCGGAAGGGGCAAAGGTCTCTGACTCCACCACCCAGCAGCACTGAGAGTAAGGCGCTCCCAGCCTCATCCTTCATGCTGCAGGGACCTGTAGTGACAGAGTCTTCTGTTATGGGGCACTTGGTTTGCTGTCTGTGCGGCAAGTGGGCCAGTTACCGAAACATGGGTGACCTCTTTGGACCCTTTTATCCCCAAGATTATGCAGCCACTCTCCCGAAGAACCCACCTCCTAAGAGGACCACAGAAATGCAGAGCAAAGTTAAGGTACGGCACAAAAGCGCTTCCAATGGCTCCAAGACGGacactgaggaggaggaggagcagcagcagcagaaggagcaGAGGAGCCTGGCTGCCCACCCCAGGTTTAAGCGGAGACACCGCTCAGAAGACTGTGGTGGAGGCCCTCGGTCCCTGGCCCGGGGCCTTCCCTGTAAAAAAGCAACCACAGAGGGCAGCAGTGAAAAGACTGTTTTGGACTCAAAGCCCTCTGTGCCCACCACTTCAGAAGGTGGCCCTGAGCTGGAGTTACAAATCCCTGAACTACCTCTTGACAGCAATGAATTTTGGGTCCATGAGGGTTGTATTCTCTGGGCCAATGGAATCTACCTGGTCTGTGGCAGGCTCTATGGCCTGCATGAAGCGCTGGAAATAGCCAGAGAGATG